CCGCGGTCTGGGCCCGCTGCGGGTGGCGGCGTACGTACTCGTGTTCCAGCTCGTTCATCCGCTTCGTGTGGGTGACGAGCGCGTCGTCCGACCCGTGCAGCAGGGTCTCGTGGCGCGTGCGGTGGATGGCCTCCAGCTCCTTGAGCAGCCTGCCCTCCTCCAGCTTCCGCGCCGCCGGACCGCCGTCGTGCTCCGTCATGGCACGTGCACCTCCTCCGCCGGTCGGCGGGTTCACGCTCGGGCTTCACCCCCGGCCACTCCATCATCCTCCGCGGCGCGCCGTGCGTCCTCGTCAGCCGCCCCCAATCACGGGCCAAACTTAGTAGACACTGTCTACTCGCGCTGGTAGACAAGGGTCCATGGACCAGGAGAGACCCCTTCGGGAACGGCTGATCGACGTCGGTGCGGAGCTCGTCACGAGCGAGGGAACCGGCGCACTGGGGCTGCGGGAGATCGCACGCAGGGCAGGCGTCTCGCACGGCGCGCCCCGCCGGTACTTCCCCACCCACCACTCCCTGCTGTCGGCGATCGCCCGGCGCGGGTTCGCGGATCTCGGCGAGCGGATCGCGGCCGTGACCGCGGAAGCCGGCTCCGGATCCGACGCCGACGCCGACGCCGAGAAGCCCTCGGCCCGGGAGCAGGTCCGGGCGATCGGGTGCGCCTACGTCGGCTACGCGCTGGAGCAGCCCGGAATGTTCGAGCTGATGTTCCGGCACGACCTGCTGGACAGCACGGACCGGGGCCCTTCCGACGAACCCCGGCTGCGGGAGTCGACCCTGCCGCTGTTCCGCCTCCTCCTCGCGCTCGTCTCGCGTTGCGGGGCGGCCGAACCCTCCGTCACCGCCGCCGCGCTGTGGGCCAACCTGCACGGCGTGGCGCAGTTGTGGCGCTGGGGCAGTCTGCCGCTGGTCCTCGGTGAGGACCGGTCCGCCGGTGTCGAGCGCATGGTCGGCGCAGCCGTCGACGCACACCTCGGGGGTGCACCCGCGTGAGGCAGCGGATCTCACTCCTCGTCAGCGTGGCCGGGGCCATGATCGTCGCCCTCGACGGCACCGTGCTGACGGTGGCGCAGCCGAGCCTGGGGCGCGACCTCGGGGCGAGCGTGACGCAGGTCCAGTGGACCAGTACCGCCTACCTGCTCTCGGTGGCCGCGTTCCTGGTGGTCGCCGGGCGGCTCGGCGACCGGTACGGGCACGCCCGGCTGCTCTTCGTCGGCGTGCTCGGATTCGCCGCGGCCTCGGCCGGCATCGTCCTCGCGCCCGGCGTGGGCTGGGTGATCGGACTGCGCGCCGTGCAGGGCGTGTTCGGTGCGCTGCTCCAGCCCGCGACGCTCGCGCTCCTGAGGCTCGCTTATCCGCCCGACCGGCTCGCCACTCCGGTCGCCGTGCGGACCAGCGCGATCGGGGTGGCCGCGGCGGCCGGCCCGCTGCTGGGGGGCCTGCTGGTCGCCCAGTGGGACTGGCGGGCCGTGTTCGTGATCAATGTGCCCGTGGCCGTGGTGATCGCCGCGCTGACGCTCGCCGTACGGGCGCCCGCGCCGCCGCGTACGGAGGCCGGACGGCTGGAGATGGGCGGCGCGGCCCTGCTGGCGACGGCCCTCGCGGTGTTCGTGCACGCGCTGGTCGGCGTACCGGCGTACGGGTGGACCGGTGCGCCGACCGCGCTCGGGTTCGGGGCGGCCGCCGTGCTCGCGGCCCTGTTCGCACGGCGCGAGCGGCGCTCCGTACGGCCGCTCGTACCGCCCGCCGTGGCCCGGACCAGGGCGGTCACGGCCTCGATGGCGCTGCTGCTGCTGGTGTCCGCGGGGATGTTCGGGGCCCTGTTCACAGCCACCTTCCGGCTCCAGGACGTCCAGGGACTGGACCCGCTCGACACCGGACTGCGGGTCCTGCCGCTGACCGCGCTGATGGTCGCGGGGGCGCCCGTGGCGGGGGCGGCGCTGCGCCGGTTCGGGCCGCGGCGTACCGCGCTCACCGGTACGGGGCTGGTCGTCGCCGGGATCGCTGGGCTGGGCTCCGCGTCGGAGGTGGCCTTCGCGGTGCTCGGCGCCGGGTTCACCACCGTCATGGTCACCGCCACCGGGGCCGTGGTCGGCGAGGCCCCGGCCGGGTACGCCGGGGTCGTCGGCGGGCTCAAGCAGACGGCCATGAACGTCGGCCCGGCCCTCGGGATCGCGGTGGCCGCGAGCGCCGGGGTACGCGGCCCCTCGCTGCCGGCCCTGGCGGCGCTGGCCGCCGTGGGGCTGGTCGCGGCGTCACTGCTGCCCGGCGGCGCGCGCCCGGCAGCTGCGGGCGACCTCGTCGGCGAAGACGAGGGCCGGCGGGGCGAGGGCGGCCCAGCGTCGGACCGCCCAGCCGACGGCGAGGGGCGGCAGGGCGGGGATGGGCACGAGGCGCAGCGGGCCGTCGGAGCCGGGGACCTGCCAGCCGGGCAGCGCGGGCACGACGGCGTGCCCCAGGCCTAGTTCGGCGAGCAGCAGGGCGGTGTCCCAGTCGGCCACGCTGGTGTCGGAGCGTACGTGGATGCCCGACTCGGCGAAGGCGCCGTCGAGGTGGGCGCGGGAGGCGGAGTTCTCCGGAAGCCGGATGTGGCGGATGCCGGCGAGGTCGGCGGGATCGATGCACGGGCGGGCGGCGAGGGGGTCGTCGGCGCCGACCGCGAGCACCCAGGGCAGTTCCATGACCGGGCGCTGTTCGATGCCGCGGACCGGTCTGCCGATGGTGATCCAGGCGAGGTCGAGGTCGTCGGCGGCGAGTGCGTCGAAGCAGCTGCGGCTGGAGTTCTCGGTCTGGAACTCCAGGCTCACCCCGGGGTGGAGGCGGCGGAAGGCGACGACGGCGTCGGACATGAAGTGCCGCACGGTCGTCGCGCCGGTGGTGACGCGCACTGAGCCGCCGCCGCCCCGTACGAGGTCGTCCACCCGGCGCAGGGCCCCGTCGAGACCGGCGATGCCGTCCGCCGCGGCCGCCTGGAGGATGCGGCCCGCCTCGGTGGGGACGACACCGCGGGCGTGGCGCTCCAGGAGGCTCGCGCCGGTCTGCTTCTCCAGGCGGCGGACGTGCTGACTGACGGCCGACTGGGTGCAGCCGAGGTCGCGGGCGACGGCGCTGAGGCTGCCGGCACGGCAGACGGCCACGAGCACACGAAGATCGTCGAGGGTCATGAGACCCAAGGTATCGCT
Above is a genomic segment from Streptomyces sp. NBC_01233 containing:
- a CDS encoding TetR/AcrR family transcriptional regulator, which gives rise to MDQERPLRERLIDVGAELVTSEGTGALGLREIARRAGVSHGAPRRYFPTHHSLLSAIARRGFADLGERIAAVTAEAGSGSDADADAEKPSAREQVRAIGCAYVGYALEQPGMFELMFRHDLLDSTDRGPSDEPRLRESTLPLFRLLLALVSRCGAAEPSVTAAALWANLHGVAQLWRWGSLPLVLGEDRSAGVERMVGAAVDAHLGGAPA
- a CDS encoding LysR family transcriptional regulator — translated: MTLDDLRVLVAVCRAGSLSAVARDLGCTQSAVSQHVRRLEKQTGASLLERHARGVVPTEAGRILQAAAADGIAGLDGALRRVDDLVRGGGGSVRVTTGATTVRHFMSDAVVAFRRLHPGVSLEFQTENSSRSCFDALAADDLDLAWITIGRPVRGIEQRPVMELPWVLAVGADDPLAARPCIDPADLAGIRHIRLPENSASRAHLDGAFAESGIHVRSDTSVADWDTALLLAELGLGHAVVPALPGWQVPGSDGPLRLVPIPALPPLAVGWAVRRWAALAPPALVFADEVARSCRARAAGQQ
- a CDS encoding DUF6158 family protein, whose protein sequence is MTEHDGGPAARKLEEGRLLKELEAIHRTRHETLLHGSDDALVTHTKRMNELEHEYVRRHPQRAQTAGRTRSGARARAGE